CAGCTCGAGCTTGGCGTGCTCGACGCCGGCGGTGGCACAGAGCGCACGCAGCTGCGTGCGGATGGCCTCACCATAGTAGGGCTCGACCTTGGAGCGCACCTGCAGGTCGAGTCCACCGGAGTCGCGCAGCGTGGCGCGGACCCACAGGTCCGACCGCACGTCGTCACCGCGCCGCCCGGCCTCGCCGGTCTGCACCCTCTCTTCGGCCCTCGCTGCCATCGATGTCTCCCTCAGGCTCCCAGGACAGGTCGGTCCGGGGGTACGCTCCTCGCGCGCACTCCTGCGCGCTCGTCGCTCGGCACGAGGCCCTGCTCGGGCATCCATGCCCTCGCGACGGGCTCGTGACGCCCCCCGGACCGACCTGTCCAGGGAGCCTGAGTGTGCGCCAGGGGCGTGCCCATGGACTATCCGGAGAGCCCCGGCGATTTACGGTCCGCGGCGCAGAGGGCCATGAGTTCGCTGCAGTGCGGCACGTCTTCCAGAGTGAAGACGGCGTCGCGCAGCTCCTGCCGCCGCCGCGGGCTCAGCACCGGCTCCGCCAGCGCCTCGAACTTGATCTGCATCTCTTCCGGCGTCATCGGATCGCGCGGGTCGCCCTTGGGGACGTCGACCCGCCGGGTGAACTGCTTCCCCGCCGTGGTCGTGATCGTCACCCGGCTGCTCTGCTGCGCCGGGAAGAGATTCTCGAACTCCTGGTTCGCCGTCACCTTCACCTTGCGGAGCTGCGCCCGCAGCCGCGGGTCGCGGATCTTCGCCTCGGTGAATTGCTGCGTCGTCACCTTGTGGTCCACGAGAGCGGCGGCGATGCAGTAGGGCAAACTGTGGTCGGCGGTTTCCTTCGAATCGGGCTCGTACTTCGACGGATCGCTCAGGATGTCGGCGGCGCGGGCGATGCTCTCGATCTCCACGGTCGCGATGTCCTCGGCGGCGAGCTCCTGCTCCCGCAAGATCGCCAAGGTGGCGGTGATGGGCGAGTGCGTCAGCGCCTCGGTGGGGAACGCCTTCATGCTGCAGTCCACGATGAGGAAGCGCTTGCCGAGGTCGTCGGTGAGCTTGCCGCGATCCCAGCCGTCGCCGAGGCAGTGGAAGAGGCTTTCCTTCCCGTCCAGCACGTGCTCCGGGCCGGTGTAGCCGCGGGCAGCGAGGAGCGCCGACTCGACGCCGGCCCGCGTCGCCATCGGATCCACGGTGTTCTTCATCATGGTGAGCTTGCCCGCGGTGACCGCACCCAAAGTGCAGTGGCGGCTCGCGGCAATGCCGATGGAGTGCTGCATCTGCTGCCACGGCAACCCCAGCATGCGGCTCGCGACCATGGGGGCGGCGAAGGCGGTCAAGGTGGCGTGGTGCCAGCCACGCTCGCGGATGCCCGGCACGCCCGCCAGGCACAGGCGCATCTCGATCTCGTACGCGAGCACGATGCCGACGATGAGATCGCGGCCCCCCAGGTTCTGGCGCTCACCGAGGGCGAGGGCGGCCGGGATGATGTCGCTCGGATGCGAAGGATCCGCCTTCCAATAGATGTCGTTGTAGTCCAGGGCCCGGATCATGAGGGCGTTGGCGAAGGCGGCGCTCACCGGGTCGGTCTTCGTCCCGGAGCCGATGAGCGTGCACACGGGCTTGCCCCCGACCTCGTCGAGGTGCTCCAGAGCGAGCCGCGCATCGTGTGTGCGCCAGCCGCCAAGAGCGCAGCCCAGGGAGTCGTAGAGGAAGGCCTTTGCCGCCGCGATGGCCTCGGGCGAGAGGTGCTCGTAGCGCAGCTCCGCCGCCCAGCGCGACAAGGTGCCGGTGATCG
This region of Candidatus Krumholzibacteriia bacterium genomic DNA includes:
- a CDS encoding citrate lyase ACP translates to MAARAEERVQTGEAGRRGDDVRSDLWVRATLRDSGGLDLQVRSKVEPYYGEAIRTQLRALCATAGVEHAKLEL
- a CDS encoding MmgE/PrpD family protein, giving the protein MDTITGTLSRWAAELRYEHLSPEAIAAAKAFLYDSLGCALGGWRTHDARLALEHLDEVGGKPVCTLIGSGTKTDPVSAAFANALMIRALDYNDIYWKADPSHPSDIIPAALALGERQNLGGRDLIVGIVLAYEIEMRLCLAGVPGIRERGWHHATLTAFAAPMVASRMLGLPWQQMQHSIGIAASRHCTLGAVTAGKLTMMKNTVDPMATRAGVESALLAARGYTGPEHVLDGKESLFHCLGDGWDRGKLTDDLGKRFLIVDCSMKAFPTEALTHSPITATLAILREQELAAEDIATVEIESIARAADILSDPSKYEPDSKETADHSLPYCIAAALVDHKVTTQQFTEAKIRDPRLRAQLRKVKVTANQEFENLFPAQQSSRVTITTTAGKQFTRRVDVPKGDPRDPMTPEEMQIKFEALAEPVLSPRRRQELRDAVFTLEDVPHCSELMALCAADRKSPGLSG